The Solenopsis invicta isolate M01_SB chromosome 1, UNIL_Sinv_3.0, whole genome shotgun sequence DNA segment ACACAAAGTTCTTCGCGTTTGCGACGCCCGATGGGCAATACAAATACATACAGTTTCCGTTCGAATACTGCGAAGCCCCTGCCGAGTTTCAAAAAAGATAAATGCACATCTTGCAACCGCTAATAAGAgaagataaaataatgtatataataaaatcgtgTATATAGACGATATTTTAATAGTATCAGATTTAATCAAATCAAATCTGGAAATATTGCGAaaagttttgataaaattaaaacaatataatttggaactaaactataaaaaatgtcgatttttaagaaaaagaatcgaATTTTTAGGTTACGTTCTTTCGGCTAACACAAACGTCATACCGGCGCGGTTAGAAAGTTTCCGATTCCAAAAAACATACACAAAGTCCAGCGCTTCCTGGGATTGGTAGGCtacttttgcaaatttattaaggATTATTCTCGTAAAGCAAAACCTCTGCAAGATTTACTAAAGAAATCTGCTACGTTTAAGTTTGACGAACATTGCTTACCCGCATTTCAAACATTTAAAgatgaatatttttcttatccGATTTTGAATATTTACGATTCGAAAGCTAATTGCATACCGATGCAAGCGCGCAGGTCCTCGgagcaatattgttacaaaaaacGGATAAAAGTCCATTGGGCACCCGTTGCTTATTTCAGCCAGACAACAAATCAAGCGGAGGCCAAATACCATCCCTGGTAAAAATTCCAGATATGTccagatttaaaattatatacggtCATATCAAGACATATCTGAACAAATCAAGTCTTAACTGACACAAAATTCatccaagtaaaaaattaaatctgattATACACGCAATTCCAAGTTCATGGTATTTAGTTGGAGTTCCAGATATAAATCTTATCCGTTTACATTCATAATTCCAAGTCCATAATTTGAACAAGTATGAAATTTACGGCATAAAGTTTACTAGTTTTTACATGGAAGTTCAGTAATCTGGTTTATGTAAGGATTTCCGTGTTTAAATAAGTATAAAGATTTAGTATGAGTTTGATTTGAAAGATTGGTCTGTAATTGCATGTACATTAACGTAttcaattgaaaataaacaCTATATGGAATTCCAGATAGCGATATACGTACACGTCTTTATATGCAAACTCAGTGCTGATAGAGATTGGATGCAATATACAATTCCGCGTACAATACTTGTATGCGGTTATATTTGGAAATCCAAGGCTTGATTACTGGTAGATAATCCAGTacatcttttcaaaattatgcaaAAGTAGTCACAATTGGAAATCCATGATTTGTACTAAATACGTTTTAAAATGGATTTCTATACTTGGTTATATTTGGAAATCCAAGGCTTTATAACTGGAAGATAATCCAGTATATCCCCAGCAAACaccaaatataaatgttatataacgtGGAAATAACACTCAATGTAACAGTTGTTATACCCGATTTATATTAAGATTATATAATTGTCTCTTGTTTACGTTATGTAATTCTGTAATGAAATAGTTATATTGTCCGTTACCTTCTGGCAATAACAAAATAACAGCAATGTAAGTGTTATGTAACatgttaaatgataaattttgctCAACCTTTTACTCCTGTAAGTCAtctaaatatgaatttataattataaatttattcgcgttgcttaaaattacaaatatttttgtacttgaAGTAAGATAAATATACATTCAAGCGTagaagacagaaagagagagttaACAAAGATACAGCCCAATCAGcagataatatttgtaaaatgttttttaaatatttaaaaaacgtaataaatatttaataaatatctaaaaaacatttaaaaaatattgaaagtacgTACAAAAAGCCCGAGCAACACGAACAGACTTCTAGATGTATAATTCACTGAACAGACTTAATCTCTTGATTTCGTTGTGAGAGGCGAGACGGAGGGGACTTTGTACTGAGCCTTGGAGAAGACAATGGACGGTTGATCTTTCTCCGCGTTGAACCATCGAGGCGAACGGTTGCTTGCTCTCTTCTGTGTGATCCTTACCAGTATATAATTCGCTTCATCCTTCTGAGCTGGGCGTTATATCAAATCAGCTCAACTCAAACCATCTAAGCTCAGAAGCATAAGgagcttttctttatattttcatcGCTCTCTCGTCTTGGACTACGAAAACTAGTCGACTAGAGAGAAGAAGTGGAAAAATTTAGAACGATTTTAATGGCAGAAGCCGAACACAACACGAGGCACGAAGCGTTTTGAGCCGCCGATAATCACACGGAGTCCATGgttattatactttataaaacaCAATAGCCTGTATACCCATATTTACAAGAAGAGAACATTGATCTTTCATAAGAGGAGAAAGAATCCCATATTAACGAACTGCAACTATTTGACGCTCGACAAATTTAAATGCCGGTGAGTACTCTCGAGTATcttggcataaaaaaaaaatgatgaatacttattataatataattcttgtTATCCACTTTTCtgattattaattgattaattaaaaagaaaaggagaaaagtATAACTATCGCCACATTCCTTTATAATCTTCTCTCGTTCTTGACAAatgcttttttttgtaatattattttactaagcTTATAATCCTATAATTCAAAAATGTGCTTATGGTATCAGTTAATTGCACTAAACAGCCTATAACCATGCACTATATTTATGAACAGCTTATTCTCTCTTATCAAGAATTACTATATAATTTGATCTGATTTAGCATGACATCATTCATTATGTCTTTACTTTTCATACCATTCTCTCTTTTGTTTATTAGACATAGATAATTGCCACTTTATTTCCTGAAAAGCACTTATTTATGCTGTGTAACAGAATGCTCTTTCTTAATACATTCAAACAGATAATTGAATGGAAAACTAATATATGGCTGTTTCTTAGCTGGAATGTGGCCTTGATGCTGCTCAATGTGGTAAACATTGCTTGTATGTCCGTATGACTATTTACTGACACTTTGTGTTGAATTTATAATACTCTCGCGTTTTGGAAGGTAGACTTTTATATACTCGGtgtattattttcttgatattacatttatttttttttttaccagtgATACTCTATCTACGTTACTAAGCGTTCACATAttggtttaataataattattattattattaaattataagattaataatactttatgtGATTTGATTCAATCCATTTATAATTCATACCACCGTACTAACAAAATACGATATTTTAGAAAACTATTTAGAGGGAATCTTCTGGCAATTTATTATTGCCTTGCAGACTTATCTATCTTTGTCAGGAAACGTTCCTATGATAAATATGTTTCCAAATATTCATACCTTTATTAGCATTTATGTGATTTGTGTGTACGTTCTTTAAAtcatatatcatttatttatttaatttatttgtaagatACAATTTGCGTTTCTTgttacatttatgtatattttgttaGCTGTATTATAGAATAAGCACTTCTAAACTTGCTAATTTCCTTAACGTTTTTATTAAGAAGATCTTCTAGTCTTAGACAAgctgtttaaatatatatctggTTGTGGTTCTTttccaaataaataataaaattataatattaataaaaatttatgtttacttAAATCAAgtcatttacaattattttattttactaactaaataaaacattttcgaaGGCTTAGATTGAATGCCTCAGGACTTTATTATTGCTCTTGCAGTCCTATCTATCTTTGTCAAGAACCATACCTGTGATAGATATATTCCTACTATTGATATACTTATTAGTATTCGGTTGATTAATACGatctttctattatatttatacattaaaatttctataattttggttattctataatttctaataaaatgttaaaaaatctaaaaacgttaaaagtattttttttaaattataaattaaatattatgaaaaatcgcACAATTTCttcaaatgtatatgtataaaaaattttaagagatgtagactttctgagtatttctgaaaaatgtttcatttcgtataaaaattataagaaaaattttcattagagtaatgagcaataaaaatagaatgacgCTATTAGCATAAAAGTGTACAAAGTAAACGTACCGtatactttgtttataattgctatataattattttgcattgttGTTTCTTATatctcaatatatttatatatattattgaaataaaattattaaactgtttacagaaaaacaaataaataaaagctgCGCATTTAACAAGAGCAATATTGGCCAGGCACCACCGCGAGCTCCTTCAAACTTGGATTTTATGGtttaaattgcaaaagaaaaagacaCAGTGATGGAAGACGAGGAGAATGAACGTCCTAATATTTTTGATGCTCCAATAATAATAGGTATatacattacattattaatattgccAAATATTTGTTGTAACACTTGTATGTaaactttaatgaaattttttagataacaCTCCCATGGAAAACGTAGAAGAcgtatttattgtaaatagtaaatcatttttgtatattatttgcaTTCAACTTAGAAGCTATCattttatacacataattttttttctgttgtagTTGACATACAACAAATGTTGCGTATGCAAGCAGCATCGAATGTTAGTCAAAGACAGATACTGCaacgattaataaaaatagaaaacgcGTTGAAACACCGCGCTTTAAGTCCTAATAAAATTAAGGACAATCTTATAAAACCATATTTACCATTAACAACAGTTGCAGTCGTGAAGGAATTTGATGCGTTATTGAAAGCATCAGATGATGCTGTGATACAGTTCGTAAGTttacaaatttaacttttaagttTTCCAATACAATTTagttaaacataaattatacaagACTATCGTactcatttttcaatattttacaatgctaCTGAGATTTTAACTCGTGCCCAATATGGCGACCATAGTAAAAATCCCACTTTAATAccaatttgaatatatatatatatatatatatatatatatatatatatatatataacatttatttactgttcttttgttttaataaaaagaatttttatcaaaaacggGTGATAATAACGCCAAAGATAACATTTTTCGtattcttaaaaaaacatttataaatcaatacTCCATGAGATGTTCCTGGAAAGGACTGCgacaaaattttcaagtttcaaACTTACATctcatacaaattataaaaagtacgtTACAAAtgttatatcaataaattagaactttttattgtaacaattttattaaatatgttatttcttTTCCAGAAGAGATAATACTATGTTACGCGACGTTCACTGAAGCAGAATTTGAGAACGTTGTTGCAGAGTGGCTACGCTTTGCGAAACAACGAAATGATAGAGAACGAGCAACGGAAAATAGTGATGTCGCAAATGTTGTCTgaaatgttcaaaataattagaattaaacgTTCAAAATAAAAGTTCAAATTAAAAGTTCCTATATTAGAATTGAGTGTAGAAAAaaattcgtagcgttttactCTAACAGTAagaaaaatacttgaattttactaaaaaaaagtttttttgtaaaacgCTACGAACTTTTAATCAcccaatattaaatattaaaagtttctatattatattatataatatattaaaattaatatattttatgaattatacatttaaaaattaaatttttattatataaatttttttgaaaatttggaaATCCAAGGCTTGATCACTGGTAGGGAATCCAAtacattttttcgaaattatgcAAAAGTGGATCAAAATTGGAAATCCATgatttgttaaaattgttataaacaatagtcataaacaaatttttcaggAATGATTGCGttagtcccggtctacaatttattttgtaaaccctaagctgtaagaaattgaccaatcatggtcgattattttcctcatattcaactataattggtcaatttcttacggctaaGGCGTATTTACTACACCTATTGTGGACCGGGACTTAATCGATTGTATATATGGAAAAGTTACTAAAGAAACAAATATGAtgttttcttaattgttatagtaattatataattgttataaacaaattagttgcaaaatagatttttgcaacgtgctttttatgtcaataatgttttttttacattttggttttattttcaattgttagtttttaataatttgtttataaaaattgatataaattattaaaaattgactatagAGGAAAACCGATTGCGCAAATCGATTCtacgagaaaaaatattaaagaaacacGTAATGCTTTCTaaattgtcatagttgttataaacaaattagttgcaaaatcgGTTTTTGCAACGTACTTTTTACGGTTTCATTTTTGGTTATGACTGTATGAGGCATCGGTAATGCAAGAGATAGAGATGCTAGTTGTGACTGTATGTAGTATCGGTAATGCGCGCGTCGCGGCTTCTACATCGATCATTGGTCGCTTGAGATCCGATTTCGAATAATCTCGATCCATTGGTACAAACCATGTATCACTACGCGCGACCGGCGGATTACGCGCACGAGAATGCGCATTGCGCAGCCATATGAAAAACAAATGTCacctaataaaattaaaccaagGATAATTGCAAATGTAATGCTAAAAAGTAGTACATCAGAGCCGAAAAAATCTAATGCGCTGGTATgtacatttttgtataatatattcataacaATGTAATATTGAATGTTTAACTGATTTTTACGTTCAATTCATATTGTTCGATAATTTCGTATGATGGTAAATAAATGACTTGctaaatatgaaacatttttcaattttaaagtaaaagaaaacagaataaaatttacatatacataatgTTATGTAATATCAGAGTAATGAAACGCGAAAAATGCAGTGCAAACCAGTAAACAAGCAATTGTCTCtagcaaaaaaaattgcaagactTACGTAAACTGTATGctacgaaaaaaaagaaaagtgagCAACTAGAAGCTGCTTTAAAATCGGCCAAAGTTAAAATCAAAGACTTAAAATTGATGAATAATAAGCTCACGGGATTGAATATAGAATTACAGAAAACTGTAATTAGTTATGTAAAACAATTGACGGGTATGctcgaaattatttttcaaaaaaattgtttataattttaaattattttatgattattttaaattatttcttttgcgTAGATGAGGAAAATATGGTATCTTTAAAGCCACACAAAAATATCATAAACAGTGTTCCGGCAGTGGGTTACATACGTGAACATGATAAgaaggtaaaataatttatacttacATGATGATCGTAAAAGTTGTTTTTACATCAGAAATATATATGgtgtattggaaaaaatatttctaatgtttgcgtgaaaaataaataatttcagtcaactaatgtatttaaaatgtatttaaaatacaataaagcaAAAATTGAATTGAAGCATTTCTTGTGTATCGTTTCAAACGTATTTGTACCATAATTACGAATTGCACATTATATACTTGTATTACCGCATAATTCTAAActaatacaaaatgtatttagttTTCATTTCTTTTGTAATTCATGTTTTACAGATACATCTGGGCGAAGAAGTCTGGTTAGAAAAAACACATTATCATTTGTGTGTTTACATTTTGAGAAAGTCATATCAATCATTTGTTAAGAATTTAGCACTTGCCATTTTTGGaccaaaattgttaaaaaacagCAGTGTTATCGGCTCTGTATCACGGCAAATGCCAAACAAGGCAGCTTACGATCCCCGCACTCGATCCTATTAAATTTACAGCCATTCACAGTAAGATTAATACAAACAAgtcatattaacattttttttatacgtaaatgTTGAAACTGTTATATTACAGATGCATTGTGATATCATATGAGTGCCAAACACGAAAGTGTTGTGAAAATAGACTTGGAATGTCAAAATGTTGGGCGTTACATAGGAAATAAAATTGCTGATTTACGGCGACCTCCGCGACGATTGAAAGAAATAGAGCATGACACAATTGAAGAATGCGATGATGAAGAACAGGAAGCATTGGAATTCATTTCTGAAAACGAAGAAAGTTTCGCATCCGATGATGAAACTGAGCTGCACAAAGACAATTAAAACCAAAACATCGATGAGGCTAATCTCGAATACCAGGAGCAACAATTAGAAGAATACCAGAGTGAATTCGACCAAGAAGAAGATGCATACCGTACGCGCGTTTAACAAGTTTGCTAACTTTAAATTATACACAAATGCGTAAATTGATTGCTATTTTATGTACTGTCCTTTGCAATTCCTGTTTCTTTCCTTttcgatcttttttttcttttacagggAAGATTGTAACTATTGATACGTGGGGACaattggaaaagaaaaaaaacagtatttaatatattacgGATATTTAACAATATGTAGGTCCTGGCAATACCTTATAGTTGATAGGAAAGTATTTTTCTACTTATgctcagtgaaaaaaattgtcgacaaaaagttaatttttttctttatctcttctCGTTCctgttttattttacatgtatacgATTACGTTCCTTAAGTacaaatatgtacaaatgtaaaatatcctTCCTGTCCCTGAGTATAAATCCCGTCTTCTCGTGTAAATTCTCATTCATCACGAAGACGTAAACACTCGTCGGATTACATCcccagataatttttttaagactgGTTACAATAAACTTTTAGAAATAAGCTCTACTCAATCGAGAgtattaattgcaaaaaatgatATAACGGGGAAACTGCAAATAACGATCTGTTTTCCCTTCGTGCCGAAAGTAAGtgaaaaatttaggaaaatttatatcaatcgtAGAGAAAAATCCAATGTTAAATGCAACgcaaatcatattttaaaatcataaattaggATCAATGAACTCGATGTGCGAAGTCGTGAGTAGAATGTATAGGCGGATTCAAACCCAGGggtctcaggggggtgcggggaagggggggaatatttcgggtcgcgcggggggacctaaccggcgataaagtcccgcgggtggaccaaaccgggtggaggagggggagaggaggcttaaaacggggtcacacgtgtaaacctaaccggtagttctgcgtaatcaatgtttatataaacagtgataacgattcgaggaccatgttattggccgatgtttaaataaatttgacacctttgaaatgtgtcgcgtggaggcaactggccatttaatgtaaacactgaccatgtacttgtcactctgtttatataaacataataaatcacaccgcgaggaggtgtgtatgactgtactttgaaatcggaaatgtctgtcatcacgagggggataagcgatacgatggcgaatattttgtggggtgtgcgcggctatttccgcggggcccgccgccaccgcgtgcgtggaggggatgcgcgctgtctaacgcggggtccgctggggcgatccgccaccgccaccgccgccgccgccgccgccgccccccaacgcccgctatcctctaataattttttggtcaaggtggatgcaagagagagagagaaaagcgctgaacagctctttcagctgtgctaataacgcgttgaaatattatttagatttgtttacgtgagctctttttcatgcgcggttgtcgcccagtggcatgtctaatcgtgcaaggtatctttcttagcaaagagaagcgccgataatccggcttctaatgacacgtgtaaataatatttagatttgtttacatgagctctttttcgtgtgcggttgccacccagtggcatgtctaatcgtgcaaggtatctttcttagtaaagataagcgccgataattcggctgctgcacgttgaaacaatatttagatttgtctacgtgatttttcacggagtacgaatatcatttgtaaaaaatgcaggtttagcttccatgttgcgtaactcggccaaaaaaaatcgtagagaaattttaaaaaaagcatttttaggCAAAATGtcgtagtttatgaagctttacttgaattattcgaaaaaaatttgttggttgagctgcaaagtgtcaaaagtacgaaattttaaggaacaaaacagagtgtgcttttttactgcataagacaaggaagttaaaagaattttgaaaatctgctaataGAACGTTAAAGTTgaatcttcaagcttcaaaatgctttttttattttttatctacgatgatttttcaccgagttacagtcatttgaaaatagcctaatttttggtgtctggaaagtgttccctatttttttttgagtagtgtataaaaATCTACTAAATgtgaaaaatcatatatttgttatttaaaaaaatccgttcaaagaaatattatatattttcaagttgACGCGAGACAGTTTTCAAAAATGTAGAAAAGTTTTCATTAGGTTCCAAATGCAAAAGCTGGCAAGTGTAATTCCATAAATCTCGAGCTACTTGATCATTAACCCCTCTCGGTCTCGTAACACGGCATTCTCTATTAAAAACATAAGATAACAAAAATCATAAtcgataaaaaaacaaaaattgataaaaactaaaattaaaaaaaaaataaaaacgtaaaaaatttattatattgcaaattaaataaatttaattgccttatttgttgaaaaatataaatttaatataaagccAATATAAACCCAAGGcacaaatgtatattaaaaattcagtgtttttttccatttttcatttataagcatttaaactattcatacatataataaattttattatttaggactatttgtttttttatttctttatttataatccaattttatatttcagtttGGTCACatagattattttaagattCCATGTAATCAttgaaataaacgtaaaatatactTAGGATCTTGAATATTAATTAGGATCATTATGACTGGATTCGATTTCAATCTCTTTATTAAGTTTCTCATTAATCAATAATCAAGGAATTAGAAAGGCTATTCcacatataaataattgaattgcaaacgaaagaaacattaaaaattttaacatacatTCGCAATTTTGCTTTGGACTTATATTAActttaaagtttattatattgtgtgcgtgtttattaatataataaaatttataga contains these protein-coding regions:
- the LOC113005549 gene encoding uncharacterized protein LOC113005549; its protein translation is MRIAQPYEKQMSPNKIKPRIIANVMLKSSTSEPKKSNALQKKLQDLRKLYATKKKKSEQLEAALKSAKVKIKDLKLMNNKLTGLNIELQKTVISYVKQLTDEENMVSLKPHKNIINSVPAVGYIREHDKKIHLGEEVWLEKTHYHLCVYILRKSYQSFVKNLALAIFGPKLLKNSSVIGSVSRQMPNKAAYDPRTRSY
- the LOC105207039 gene encoding uncharacterized protein LOC105207039 — translated: MEDEENERPNIFDAPIIIDNTPMENVEDVFIVNIDIQQMLRMQAASNVSQRQILQRLIKIENALKHRALSPNKIKDNLIKPYLPLTTVAVVKEFDALLKASDDAVIQFKR